A single window of Nicotiana sylvestris chromosome 5, ASM39365v2, whole genome shotgun sequence DNA harbors:
- the LOC138891227 gene encoding uncharacterized protein, with product MDSDPLASNTTKAPRKVRFAPKGPPRRAQKTVLPKPENVEEEVDAAKAEELMQRFNEVSAKIKPKAEKKGPTQVAFGYGGSSSALKSYGPLKGHKKFDSSMSNGGTGVQRVQKEYTEPWDYYTNYPTTLPLRRPYSGNPELLDEEEFGEASRSSSYDENTIKPAMELGLMEENLEEKMFFIQLPTAMPMLKQSIKTEGSEASSSRPSKAKAYSINELPRGFMGKMLVYKSGAIKLKLGDTLYDVSPGMDCSFAQDVVAVNTEEKHCSNIGELTKRIIITPDVDSILDSI from the exons ATGGATTCAGATCCTTTGGCTTCAAATACAACCAAAGCACCTAGAAAG GTGAGATTTGCACCCAAAGGACCTCCTCGTAGAGCACAAAAGACTGTTCTGCCTAAACC AGAAAATGTTGAAGAGGAGGTTGATGCTGCTAAAGCAGAGGAATTGATGCAGCGGTTCAAT GAAGTTTCTGCTAAAATTAAACCTAAAGCCGAAAAGAAAG GACCTACTCAAGTTGCATTTGGTTATGGAGGTTCATCATCTGCATTGAAATCGTATGGCCCTCTCAAGGGTCATAAAAAGTTTGACAGCTCAATGTCCAACG GTGGTACGGGCGTGCAGCGAGTGCAGAAAGAATACACTGAGCCATGG GATTATTATACCAACTATCCTACGACTCTTCCCTTGAGGAGGCCCTATTCGGGAAATCCAG AACTTCTTGACGAGGAAGAATTTGGGGAAGCCTCGCGAAGCTCGAGTTACGATGAAAATACCATAAAACCAGCCATGGAGCTTGGTCTAATG GAGGAGAATCTCGAGGAAAAGATGTTCTTCATTCAATTACCAACGGCCATGCCAATGTTGAAGCAATCGATTAAAACAGAAGGCAGTGAGGCGAGCAGCTCAAGGCCTTCAAAGGCTAAGGCCTATAGTATAAACGAATTACCTAGGGGCTTCATGGGTAAAATGTTAGTGTACAAGAGTGGTGCGATTAAATTGAAGCTTGGTGATACCCTTTATGAT GTTTCTCCAGGTATGGATTGTTCGTTTGCCCAGGATGTTGTCGCTGTTAATACAGAAGAGAAGCATTGTTCTAACATTGGGGAGCTTACTAAACGTATCATTATAACACCAGATGTTGACTCAATCTTGGATTCTATTTGA